The following proteins are co-located in the Myxococcus fulvus genome:
- a CDS encoding M57 family metalloprotease: protein MLKFRSMALLAGVTLLGSACGPESAETLAPKMTWEEFKAGAVQDPEGKWIFDMDQAVDSEAELRAYYDNNVVADHGKTQDGLAVYNSGGTAAGDIKWSSAQKGNLTYCISNTFGTTNKAKMVTAMNSATAAWEATASVNFIHSTNYDASCTASQSGVLFDVRPVNSGGQYLARAFFPNSGRSGRNVLVDNTAFGSIAPWTLAGIIRHELGHVLGFRHEHTRSSASGCYEDANWRALTSYDRSSVMHYPQCNGTQTGDLILTTLDKQGARALYP, encoded by the coding sequence ATGCTCAAGTTCCGCTCCATGGCGCTGCTGGCTGGTGTGACGCTCCTGGGTTCCGCTTGTGGTCCCGAGAGCGCCGAGACGCTGGCGCCGAAGATGACGTGGGAGGAGTTCAAGGCGGGCGCCGTGCAGGATCCGGAAGGCAAGTGGATCTTCGACATGGACCAGGCCGTGGACAGCGAGGCGGAGCTGCGCGCCTACTACGACAACAACGTGGTCGCGGACCATGGCAAGACCCAGGACGGGCTGGCCGTGTACAACAGCGGCGGCACCGCGGCGGGCGACATCAAGTGGAGCTCCGCGCAGAAGGGCAATCTCACCTACTGCATCAGCAACACCTTCGGCACCACGAACAAGGCGAAGATGGTGACGGCGATGAACAGCGCGACGGCGGCCTGGGAGGCCACCGCCAGCGTGAACTTCATCCACAGCACCAACTATGACGCCAGCTGCACCGCGTCCCAGTCGGGCGTGCTGTTCGACGTGCGTCCTGTGAACTCCGGTGGCCAGTACCTGGCGCGCGCGTTCTTCCCGAACTCGGGCCGCTCGGGCCGCAACGTGCTCGTGGACAACACGGCCTTCGGCAGCATCGCGCCCTGGACGCTGGCGGGCATCATCCGCCACGAGCTGGGCCACGTGCTGGGCTTCCGCCACGAGCACACCCGCTCCTCGGCCAGCGGCTGCTACGAGGATGCGAACTGGCGCGCGCTGACGTCCTATGACCGCTCCTCGGTCATGCACTACCCGCAGTGCAACGGCACGCAGACCGGTGACCTCATCCTCACCACCCTGGACAAGCAGGGCGCCCGCGCGCTGTACCCGTGA
- a CDS encoding DUF5335 family protein, which yields MAHTDHTREIPREGWADYLALLSNMEKEQPVRIEVEGMELGDQPLASGLPLVEISLEEKGSDRGVVEIIVGGPGGEITHRIQKPDHIYADESESGELECLDIESSEDNTKTLIYFGQATTAGARKMD from the coding sequence ATGGCGCACACGGACCACACGCGAGAGATTCCCCGGGAGGGCTGGGCGGACTACCTGGCGCTGCTCAGCAACATGGAGAAGGAGCAGCCCGTCCGCATCGAGGTGGAGGGGATGGAGCTGGGAGACCAGCCGCTCGCCTCGGGGCTGCCGTTGGTGGAGATCAGCCTGGAGGAGAAGGGCAGCGACCGGGGCGTGGTGGAAATCATCGTCGGCGGCCCCGGCGGCGAAATCACCCACCGCATCCAGAAGCCGGACCACATCTACGCGGACGAGAGCGAGAGCGGCGAGCTGGAGTGCCTCGACATCGAGAGCAGCGAGGACAACACCAAGACGCTCATCTACTTCGGCCAGGCCACCACGGCCGGCGCGCGCAAGATGGATTGA
- a CDS encoding AAA family ATPase, with product MTVVRHGLEPRPSPRGEDVAERVAAIEVLSPREIDARLTDLGYRGQPEARRAASVLAYRHLRRIRRLHLEGLAPEPGMRDNCLFLGPTGSGKTFLVELLFREILAVPTVLADATQFSETGYVGDDVNTLLSRLYEVADRDTEWAACGVICMDEFDKLATSRSDSRFAGQQTTKDVSGFGVQRSLLHLLSAAHADFPPDFGFTSRMPPDSMEMACVTFIACGAFSGLRATAEGMARTERLGFGREPRREPGESIATAVTQEQLEQTTAFARYGFIPELIGRFNRLVSFTPLDAATLGDILQQNVLRAYEREFEQEGLRLHVEPAVREHVVAGALKRETGARGLRTTLAPLLEQAAYEHFGRPDAASTVRLVLEGDTVRSLTE from the coding sequence ATGACCGTCGTCCGCCATGGCCTGGAGCCCCGGCCCTCCCCCCGCGGCGAGGACGTCGCCGAGCGGGTCGCCGCCATCGAGGTCCTGTCCCCGCGCGAAATCGACGCGCGCCTCACGGACCTGGGCTACCGGGGCCAGCCCGAGGCGCGCCGCGCCGCGTCCGTGCTGGCCTACCGCCACCTGCGCCGCATCCGCCGCCTCCACCTGGAGGGGCTCGCCCCCGAGCCGGGCATGCGCGACAACTGCCTGTTCCTGGGCCCCACCGGCTCCGGCAAGACGTTCCTCGTGGAGCTGCTGTTCCGCGAAATCCTCGCGGTGCCCACGGTGCTGGCGGACGCCACCCAGTTCTCCGAGACGGGCTACGTGGGTGACGACGTCAACACCCTGCTGTCGCGCCTGTACGAGGTCGCCGACCGCGACACCGAGTGGGCCGCGTGCGGCGTCATCTGCATGGACGAGTTCGACAAGCTCGCCACCAGCCGCTCCGACAGCCGCTTCGCGGGGCAACAGACGACGAAGGACGTCAGCGGCTTCGGCGTGCAGCGCAGCCTGCTGCACCTGTTGTCCGCGGCCCACGCGGACTTCCCGCCGGACTTCGGCTTCACCAGCCGGATGCCGCCGGACTCGATGGAGATGGCGTGTGTCACCTTCATCGCCTGCGGCGCGTTCAGCGGTCTGCGCGCGACGGCCGAGGGCATGGCGCGCACCGAGCGGCTCGGCTTCGGCCGCGAGCCCCGCCGCGAGCCCGGGGAGTCCATCGCCACCGCCGTCACCCAGGAGCAGCTGGAGCAGACCACGGCCTTCGCCCGCTACGGCTTCATCCCGGAGCTCATCGGCCGCTTCAACCGGCTGGTCTCCTTCACCCCGCTGGACGCGGCCACGCTGGGCGACATCCTCCAGCAGAACGTGCTGCGCGCGTACGAGCGCGAGTTCGAGCAGGAGGGCCTGCGCCTGCACGTGGAGCCGGCCGTGCGCGAGCACGTGGTGGCCGGCGCGCTCAAGCGCGAGACGGGCGCGCGCGGCCTGCGCACCACGCTGGCGCCGCTGTTGGAGCAGGCGGCCTACGAGCACTTCGGACGCCCGGACGCGGCCTCCACCGTGCGGCTGGTGTTGGAGGGCGACACGGTGCGCTCCCTCACGGAGTAG
- the treZ gene encoding malto-oligosyltrehalose trehalohydrolase, whose protein sequence is MGALSEKRNVKPSQTSSLGAWVEAGPRVRWRVWAPSHSRVEVVLFDAKGAPGRALPMTPEADGCFGAVLEGQGAGVRYKLRVDGEGPFPDPWSRSQPEGVHGPSEVVTADFAWTDAGWKGVEPRSLVLYEVHVGTATPEGTFEALIPRLSELKQLGITALELMPVASFPGRHNWGYDGVDLFAPAQVYGGPQGLRRLVDAAHAAGLAVVLDAVYNHFGPDGNYLRAFSPHYFTGRHHTPWGDAVNYDGEHSRFVREMVLSNVEMWIRDYHLDGLRLDAAHAIVDDGTPHLLTEISERARASAPGRHVVLIAEDERNERKLMRPASEGGHGLDGVWADDFHHQMRRAFAGDSESYYQDYTGSAEDLARTLVKGWFYEGQPSKNLGHARGTKAEGLEPWRFVYCIQNHDQVGNRPLGERLGHDVSPAAFRAMSTLLLASPYTPLIFMGQEWNASTPFLYFTDHNEELGRLVTEGRRREFAGFSRFAGEEVPDPQAEATFTRSRLDWSEAQRPEHAGVLALYRELLALRASDPALTDARRGAYDAYAVGPDALVLERRGGGQVLQVLVALRGEVEHAVPADATVVLWSDAPRFGGDVSASPLTGGKLRLRGPGAVIVRYADAKRG, encoded by the coding sequence ATGGGTGCTCTGTCGGAGAAGCGGAACGTGAAGCCGTCGCAAACCTCTTCGTTGGGTGCATGGGTGGAGGCGGGCCCCCGGGTGCGCTGGCGGGTCTGGGCTCCCAGCCACTCGCGGGTCGAGGTGGTCCTGTTCGACGCGAAGGGCGCGCCGGGACGCGCGCTGCCCATGACGCCCGAGGCGGACGGCTGCTTCGGCGCGGTGCTGGAGGGGCAGGGCGCGGGCGTGCGCTACAAGCTGCGCGTGGACGGGGAGGGCCCCTTCCCGGACCCGTGGTCGCGCTCGCAGCCGGAGGGCGTGCATGGCCCGTCCGAGGTGGTGACGGCGGACTTCGCGTGGACGGACGCGGGCTGGAAGGGCGTGGAGCCCCGCTCGCTCGTCCTCTACGAGGTGCACGTGGGCACCGCCACGCCCGAGGGCACCTTCGAGGCGCTCATCCCCCGGCTGTCCGAACTCAAGCAGCTGGGCATCACCGCGCTGGAGCTGATGCCGGTGGCGAGCTTCCCGGGCCGTCACAACTGGGGCTACGACGGCGTGGACCTCTTCGCGCCAGCGCAGGTGTACGGAGGGCCCCAGGGGCTGCGCCGTCTGGTGGACGCCGCGCACGCCGCGGGGCTCGCGGTGGTGCTGGACGCCGTCTACAACCACTTCGGTCCGGACGGGAACTACCTGCGGGCCTTCTCGCCGCACTACTTCACCGGACGCCACCACACGCCGTGGGGCGACGCGGTGAACTACGACGGCGAGCACAGCCGCTTCGTGCGGGAGATGGTGCTCTCCAACGTGGAGATGTGGATTCGCGACTACCACCTGGACGGCCTGCGCCTGGACGCGGCGCACGCCATCGTCGACGACGGCACGCCGCACCTGCTCACCGAAATCTCCGAGCGGGCCCGCGCCAGCGCCCCGGGCCGCCACGTGGTGCTCATCGCCGAGGACGAGCGCAACGAGCGCAAGCTGATGCGGCCCGCGTCCGAGGGCGGCCATGGACTGGACGGCGTCTGGGCGGATGACTTCCATCACCAGATGCGCCGCGCCTTCGCGGGGGACTCGGAGAGCTACTACCAGGACTACACAGGCAGCGCGGAGGATCTGGCGCGCACGCTGGTGAAGGGGTGGTTCTACGAGGGCCAGCCGTCGAAGAACCTGGGCCACGCGCGCGGCACGAAGGCGGAGGGGCTGGAGCCCTGGCGCTTCGTGTACTGCATCCAGAACCATGACCAGGTGGGCAACCGCCCCCTGGGCGAGCGGCTGGGCCACGACGTGTCCCCGGCGGCCTTCCGCGCCATGAGCACGCTGCTGCTCGCGTCGCCGTACACGCCGCTCATCTTCATGGGCCAGGAGTGGAACGCGAGCACGCCGTTCCTCTACTTCACGGACCACAACGAAGAGCTGGGGCGGCTCGTCACGGAGGGGCGCCGTCGCGAGTTCGCCGGCTTCTCGCGCTTCGCGGGCGAGGAGGTCCCCGACCCGCAGGCCGAGGCCACCTTCACGCGCTCGCGGCTCGACTGGAGCGAGGCCCAGCGGCCCGAGCACGCGGGCGTGCTGGCCCTGTACCGCGAGCTGCTCGCGCTGCGCGCCTCGGACCCCGCGCTCACGGACGCGCGCCGGGGCGCCTATGACGCTTACGCGGTGGGCCCGGACGCGCTGGTGCTGGAGCGGCGCGGTGGAGGCCAGGTGCTCCAGGTGCTGGTGGCCCTGCGCGGCGAGGTGGAGCACGCGGTGCCCGCCGACGCCACGGTGGTGCTGTGGAGCGACGCGCCGCGCTTCGGCGGGGACGTGTCGGCCTCCCCGCTCACCGGCGGCAAGCTCCGGCTGCGCGGCCCCGGCGCCGTCATCGTTCGGTACGCGGATGCGAAGCGGGGCTGA
- a CDS encoding M20 family metallopeptidase — protein sequence MNVLNVQTATESSDRIWEKEILPALERYIRIPNKSPAFDPDWVKAGHMEAAVQLIVEWCRAQAPHLPGLTLEVIRLKNEQGGERTPVIYMEVPGTKGDDTVLMYGHLDKQPEMTGWREDLTPWTPVREGDKLYGRGGADDGYSAFASLAALRLLREQGVGHARTVILIEACEESGSYDLPAYIEALAPRIGKPSLVVCLDSGCANYEQLWMTTSLRGMVAGNLRVDVLTEGVHSGDASGIVASSFRVLRQVLSRVEDESTGRVKVDGLHVEIPKERREQAGAAAKVLGEEVFGKFPWVSGMKPMSEDGAELVLNRTWRPALSVTGVDGLPPLQSAGNVLRPFTTVKLSMRIPPRLEPKAAQKALKDALEKDPPYQAKVSFEGDKASIGWDAPPLASWLSRAVESASGTYFGRPAMAMGEGGTIPFMGMLGERFPEAQFLITGLLGPGSNAHGPNEFLHIPTGKKLTCCVASVIADHFKR from the coding sequence ATGAACGTCCTGAACGTCCAGACCGCCACCGAGTCCTCCGACCGCATCTGGGAGAAGGAGATCCTCCCGGCGCTCGAGCGCTACATCCGCATCCCGAACAAGTCGCCCGCCTTCGACCCGGACTGGGTGAAGGCCGGACACATGGAAGCCGCGGTGCAGCTCATCGTGGAGTGGTGCCGCGCGCAGGCCCCGCACCTGCCCGGCCTCACGCTGGAGGTCATCCGCCTCAAGAACGAGCAGGGCGGTGAGCGCACGCCGGTCATCTACATGGAGGTGCCGGGCACGAAGGGCGACGACACCGTGCTCATGTACGGCCACCTGGACAAGCAGCCGGAGATGACGGGCTGGCGCGAGGACCTGACGCCGTGGACCCCCGTGCGCGAGGGCGACAAGCTCTACGGCCGAGGCGGCGCGGATGACGGCTACTCCGCGTTCGCGTCCCTGGCGGCGCTGCGCCTGTTGCGCGAGCAGGGCGTGGGCCACGCGCGCACGGTCATCCTCATCGAGGCGTGCGAGGAGAGCGGCAGCTACGACCTGCCGGCGTACATCGAGGCGCTGGCGCCGCGCATCGGCAAGCCGTCGCTGGTGGTGTGCCTGGACTCGGGCTGCGCCAACTACGAGCAGCTCTGGATGACCACGTCGCTGCGCGGCATGGTGGCCGGCAACCTGCGCGTGGACGTGCTCACCGAAGGGGTGCACTCCGGTGACGCCAGCGGCATCGTGGCGTCGAGCTTCCGCGTGCTGCGCCAGGTGCTCTCGCGCGTGGAGGACGAGTCGACGGGCCGCGTGAAGGTGGACGGCCTGCACGTGGAGATTCCGAAGGAGCGGCGCGAGCAGGCGGGCGCCGCGGCGAAGGTGCTGGGCGAGGAGGTCTTCGGCAAGTTCCCCTGGGTGTCCGGCATGAAGCCCATGTCCGAGGACGGCGCGGAGCTGGTGCTCAACCGCACCTGGCGTCCGGCGCTGTCGGTGACGGGCGTGGACGGCCTGCCGCCCCTGCAGAGCGCGGGCAACGTGCTGCGGCCCTTCACCACGGTGAAGCTGTCCATGCGCATCCCCCCGCGCCTGGAGCCGAAGGCGGCGCAGAAGGCGCTCAAGGACGCGCTGGAGAAGGACCCGCCGTACCAGGCCAAGGTGTCCTTCGAGGGTGACAAGGCCAGCATCGGCTGGGACGCGCCGCCGCTGGCCAGCTGGCTGTCGCGCGCGGTGGAGTCCGCGTCCGGCACGTACTTCGGCCGGCCCGCCATGGCCATGGGCGAGGGCGGCACCATCCCCTTCATGGGCATGCTGGGCGAGCGCTTCCCGGAGGCGCAGTTCCTCATCACCGGCCTGCTGGGCCCGGGCAGCAACGCGCACGGCCCCAACGAGTTCCTGCACATCCCCACCGGCAAGAAGCTCACCTGCTGCGTGGCCAGCGTCATCGCGGACCACTTCAAGCGTTAG